In Pristis pectinata isolate sPriPec2 chromosome 7, sPriPec2.1.pri, whole genome shotgun sequence, the sequence TGCTTGCCCAGTAATTGTCCAAAAGGTGGTGAAAACAGATTCATCAACTTCCAAAAAGAAACCGCCATGAATTGGAAAATTTCCACAGCCACTGAAAAAGTTAAGGGAATGAGACTCATTGAATAGCTCTTCCAAAGTGGGGAAAAGAAATACCGAGTTAAGTGGTCTCATCCTTTGTGTATTATCTGTGCCACAACCTAAAAATGTTACAGTACCATCCCAAATTGTAAAAATTGTAAAATTCTTTTTTATATCCAAAAATCACACCGAAAGTGGTTATGATTAAACCAGTCACGTTCCACTGCTCACTGTATGCTACAGGTGATCAGGACGAGAGGTGACCCTGCCCAACCCCAGCATGGGCTGCACCCCTGTCCCCACACCCCCAAATCCACTTCTAGATAGACCATGACCAACTTCGTGCTGAGAACTGAATTGTGCATAATTAGCAATTAAGTGGCAAGAAACTATTGATTTACCGAGCTGCTTCAGCTTTGAAtccaatttgaaacaaaatctggTGAATCAAACCTTTAAATTGAAGGATTATTTTCTGTAAGTTTTATTTATGGCATTTTATTAATGACCAACTGCCAGCCCTCAACCGTTGTATGATGTAATCAGCTAAGAATTTGCCAAGCACTAATGCATTCTTTCAGGTCACAGAATATATTTACCCTGTCAAATCCTGTAATGCATCTTCTCAGAGTGCAAAGTCAGCATAAACCAACAATTTAATTTCAACACAACATAACCACTGTACTGAGGTAATTAAAGTGCTTCGTAAACTGCATCAACTAAGATGTACGAGTATCTGCTCAAGAAAGCTTGGTGACTCgataaatgaaaattgaaaagctGTTGCTTTCCAAATTGGAATGCATGCAGAAAGGAGAAAAACTGAAGTTAAACCAGACCACGTTTAATGACAAAGTATGATTGGGCGATCACTTAGAGTGTAGAAATTAATCACACTCTCTGCTTGATTCTATATTTCAAATACTAGAGTAGGAAAAGAATTATATTCAGTGAATACATCAATTTAGGTTGGTCAAGAGAAGCACAAGGGAAAGACTTCAGACACATTATCACCTGACAGTAAAATCCCTTCACATGCTCTGAATATGAACTATTAAATCCTGATAAATTATTTattacttattttctctctcagttctgtatgacaggtttttgacctgaaaagttaactgtttctctctccactaatgctgccaaacctgctgagtgcttccaatttccagcatctgcagttggcGAGAGCTGAAGAGACAGGGCCTGATAATTACTGTAAAAGATagtttcttgttttctctttcccagttctgatgaaagctccagtctgaaacattaaccactcCTTTTcacattgatgctgcctgacctgttaagtgcttccagaatattctgttaattcagttttccagcattttcagttgggCAGGGTGAAGGGGAGAGAAAGATGTAGGGAGGGAGAAATAGAATAGAGTGCAGAGAAAGCATGAGTGTTGGCATGAGATGGAAACAACAGCTTGGAAAGAAAGACATCCTTCAGGAGGTCCCAACCATCTTTCCAGTCCAAGTGCAATGACAATGGTAGTTACCTTGCACAAAACAAGGTCTCAGACAGCAGTAGGATAAATGAAAGTTAATCTCAACCTGTTAAACATTGATTAATGAATGAACTTGGCTGAGATAATTATTGTCACAATAATGACCCAACATCCCCATGACTCTGCACAGTGGGACATGAATGCCAGGATTTTTTGTTCCCACTCAAGTGAATATTACTACCACTGAGCCAGCTGACATCTTTGGGTTGATTGTGAAGTGACCTTGGATAGATTAAAtcatttccttttaaaatcaAAACCCTTTATTAATCTGCAGCAATGTGAATAATGTATTTTTGTCTTTTACAAATGGTACTAATAATCAATTTTTGGTGAAAGGcaaagaatgaaaattttaaagtgCTTTAAAACCAAATATTTTCCCCATTCACAATCTGTTTGGCTGCATGCAATGAACAGTCAGTGCAAGAACTGATTTAACTACCCCTAGATTTCTaaggtttctcttcccacaagagTGCTGCCTGACTGGATGAGGGttgctggcattttctatttttatttcatatttccagtatctgcaattttgttttgaacttCAAGTGAATAAACATCTAACTTATTGGCAGGAACATATCTGTCATTGTTGTGGTATGGCAACTTGATGCAAATTATCAGCTTGCATTAATTTCTGTAGTGTGTTAGTATAACAGTGGTAAGTAGAATATAACTTATATCAGGTTTTCAGCTGTGACATATTCTTTCCTGCTTCAGCTCCAGAGAGAACGTTTTATTTGAGGAAGCTATCACATTGATTTGAAATTTTCATCAGATAGAATAAACAAAAGGATAGAGCCCTCATTGAAAAGGCAGCAATTTGCTGGCAGGTGAACCACAAAAAGAAATGAAACTTGAGCTTTAATTTTTCACCTAAATCCATATACTTGATAtcatacatttattttaatttatatattcATAGCAGTCATACAGTCTTTTCTAGATGCTGTTGTCtttaatgcaaattctttctaaTGATAGGAAGGACTAAGAGTTTGATTTATGGGAAAAGTACGAGAGAAAACTTTCAAGGAGCATAAGTGGACAATAAAAGCTTCTACAAAAAATATTTAGCTAACACAAATAAGTCTGTCGTAGTCAGAAACAGGAATATTTGtaaggggaacaaagaaatacatttttcatgaagggtcccggacctgaaatggcaactgttttgccttccacagatgctgcctgacctgctgagtgtttccacatttCCTGATTTAAagaagtgttttgtttttgttttcatagGACACAAGTAGAACAGTTCCTTCAAAGTGGTGGCAGATGAAACCCcaccatttgaaaaaaaaaggagagaacTGAAGATTAGCTAGCTAAACAACAGTAGTAAATAAAAAGCTGCAGTACATTATGAAATGTCATAAGAGGCATTGACATTTTCTACATGGGATTAAACAAAGTCAACATAGGTTTATGAAAAGGGAAACAGCGGTCAATAAAaccaaggtgtttttttttgaggatgtaactggtagaatagataagagcAAATGaatatagtgtatttggattttcagaaggcctttgataaataAATTCCCACCCAAGAGGTTAAGGCACAAAAATCAAGATACCTGGAACTTAGGGCAATATActtacatggattgaaaattaatcggcaggaaggaaagagaaggaaTAAGTGGGACTATCTTAGGGTGGTAAACAGTGATtggtggggtactgcagggatcaatgcctGGGCACCAACTAGCTACATTatacatcagtgatttggatgagggaatagagtataatttttttccaaatttgtcACTGACAAAACTGGGTGAGACTTCTTGCTCATTGTGAAGGCCATAAAGAGGCTTTAAGGTAACGTAAACAAGTTGGATAAGAATAGGAAAAACATGGCACACGCAGTCTAACGTGGAAAAATGTTTAGAAAAGTGGAAAGACAGTTATTTacatggtgatagattgggaaatgttgatgtacaaagcaACCTGACACTGGAAACAAGCATACAGATGCAGCAGGAGACAtgagaaattctacagatgctggaatctagagcaatacaccctaaagtgctggacgaactcaggaggtcaggcagcattcatggagggaaataaatagtcgacattgagtctcagcccaaaatatcaactatttccctccatgggtgctgcctgacctgctgagttcctccagcactctttttgtgtattgatataggtgcagcaagcagttaacatggcaaatgatatgttgatcTTCACAGCAGGAGTTGTGTGTGCAGGAGTTGTGtgtacaggagcagggatgtcttaGTACAATTACACAGGATCTTGAGAACACAACCATCATACTCTGCATactgttttgatctccttacccaagaaaggatagaAGTGCCATTGAGAGAGAGcagtgaaggtttaccagactgattcatGGATGGCTGGACTGTATTACAAGGAAAATTTGGGTCAACAAGGTTTGTTTCTACTCAGGTTCAGAagagaggggatctaattgaaagtGAACCTGTAAAATTCTCTACCAGTGAAGATGATGTTGGCCAAATTGCTGAATGCATTTAAGGAGGTAGTAGAGAGACTCCTATCCACAAAAGGCAGAAACATACAGAGATAATGGATtgaccatgattgtattgaattaaGGAGTAGGCTCAAAAGgcctatttcttttgtttctaTGTAAATTTAACAATTCAGGACAAAAATATTACAATGTTTTGTCAACAGATTTTAAGGTAGATAGAATCCCTTGACATTACAAGTTATCTCACgtctgaacaaaacaaaaagggtGATGGTGCTGTGCAGAGAATTCCATTGAGCAACAATCAATCATTAAGTTCTTGAACTGAATGTTAATTTAAGAATGCAATGGCAACAGGTTTAAGCTAAACCTAAAGATTTACAATTAGCTGGCATGATGAAATCAATGAAAGCACTGCTCCTAGTTACAAAGATACATCTCCACAAATACCTTAAATTTGTAACTAACCTGTAATTCCACCTGCAGAATCTGCACAAGCGTTGACATTAACATTGCTTCTCATTTCCTCATTGCTCCCATATTTCATGACCGAATTTATAGAAGTCAGCGTATTGAGGAGCTGGGAGTTGAGGGACCCAATCTGTGAATGGGGTTGTCCAAAGGCATCAGCTAGTTCAGTATAATTTTCAGCAAGTAGCATCTGCTGCTCCTGCAGCAACTTTTGTACACGCTCAACATAGTGGTTCAACGTGGATTCTGCCTCAGGATTTTGCTCTGTCTCTTGGTATTTCGCAGCAAACACAGAGTCATCACCAACACCGATGCTCTTTGTGTTAGCAGGCACAAGTTGCTGATTGATAGTGCCACAAGCAATATTTCTTGTTTTCAAACCAACAAGGAAGTTTTCATTTATGTTTAACTGACCAACTCCAAAATCTTTGGTTTTAACAGATGATGACTTCTCCAAATCAATGTCACAAGTAGATGTTGTGCCCACGCCAACGGAGCGGGTTTTAACAGTTGCATTGATATCCTTCACTCTACCGTCTCCCACAGCGACAGTTCGGGTTTCAATGGCTgtagtgttggtctccttattacAATTGCTCGCAAAGGTATTGGTGGTGGAGTCTCTTAGCGTTACTAGCTCAGTATTAGTGAATTGGTTCAATCTGTTcacatctgtgtgtgtttgttggtTTGCTGTTTGGGGTACTGCCATTACTGCTGAATCAACTGCATTAACTTGCACTGTGTTCATACCGGAATTCATCAGCTCTTTTGGTTGGCAAATAATAACATCCACTGAACAATCACCAGACCCTATTGATTTAAATTCCCTGACTTTCTTCTTGGTAAGATCTTGCTCCTCCATTGTTCCTTCTGTATTTACAGCTGCATCACAGAAACTTTTCAGTCCACAATTCATTGCTTTGTCACACATTACAACACGGTGACCCACAGCCATATCCTGCAATTCCACCTTCTCGTGTACAACCCAACAGTTCATGGGTATATCCGAACCCACAGCAATATCTTGATAATCAGGCCTACAAGTGACTCCAGTGCTGTGTGTTTGCTGCTGAGTGCCTACACAAGCATCACAATAGTTTACATGGTCACCTACTATTTGGTTTTTCATTTGCACTACTGCTTGTACTGATGCACTGGTGGCCAGAGGTTGTGCCATTACATATTTATCTGTCCTTTTCCTTGATCCAGCAACCTGCAGCTCCAATTTCAGTTTACTCATTTCTACTTCATGAGTGGCTTCCTTTAATTGCACCTCAAGCCTGTAAATTTTCTCTTTCAGTGCATCAATAGTCTGCTGTTGCAGCTCAATTTCCATGTCAGCCTCTGTGGTGATACCCAATAGAGTCTCAGTGACCCCAATACTGGCATCGGTCTGGTCAACAGCTGCCCTCACTGCCACATCTTTGAAACATCTTTCAGCTCGATGATAAACTACAAATTCATTCATGTCCACATCTGCTCCAACAGCTACCGACCTGTACTCTCTTGCTTTCACCAATGGCTGTGCGCTCTGCTTCTCATCACCACTGTCCTGAATCTTTTTCTCAAGTGCCTGCATTTCTGCTGTCAGTTGCCTGAACTCttccatcctcaaagaactctgttCTAAGCTTTCCATTTCATCCTCCGAGTCGATGTGCAGCTCTCCACCCTGCTCTGTCTGTAGCAACTGTTCAAAATGGTCTGCATTTCCTGCACTGTAGGATCGCTTTCGAAACCCACAAGCAGTGCTCTGCTTCACAGTTTTTTGGCTTTTCAGCTGTGCTGTTAATTGCCTCCTTTCTTCCTGTAACACTGAAATTTTTACCTgtagaattggaattgttttcacTTGCTCCTCCAGCTCCTTGAGCCGCCGAAGTGCAACGACCATTTGCTCCCTGATATGCTGCAGATGCATTGGGGTGACGTTTGTGACAGGCGTTGTGATGCCTGAGCTCAAAGGGCTGTGACGAATGGAACTGCCCATTGATGAAGCAAAATAAGGATTGtaatctccatttgcctggaagCCGTTCTGAATTTGCTGGGAATTTGGCGAGACTTGATTTAACCCTGTGGATCCTGTAAatgaaactaaagagctggttgaACCCATGCCTCCAAAACTTGCAAACCTAGGGCGCCGTGCATCTCCGACAGTAGACTGCATGATCAGTCTCTCCTGCTCCAACCTTCTGCGGGTTTCCATCAGAGTTTTTTCAACATGGAAATTATGTGCTGCTGGCCTTGGTGAAGGCGGAGGTAACAGTTTCTTTTCTTGAGTACTTGAAAGTGCTGGGGATGCCTCAATTCCACCACTTCTTATTTGAGGGGTATGCTGGCTTCTTGCACCAATAAACAGGGATGGTGACAATTTGTTATCTTCACTGTTGGAAGAGGACAGGGATTCTGTCGATGTCCATCCACTGACCTGATCTCCAGCACTTCTAGGGTTTGCAGGACCTTTAACCACTTTGGACTTTCTTTGAATATTCAGTTTCTTTATAGTGTTTCCTCTTTGTATATCATCCACATATTTTAGAAAATCCAGGTCAATTTGAAAACCGTAAGGAGTTTCCACAGAATATGGAGATTGCGGATCCTTCTCATCTTCTCCGTTTAAAGAACAGTCTCCTTTTTCTGTtggggaaaatgaaaaataaaattgatttttattgtCCATGCAACACAGGTACTTTTCAAAGAAACTGGCaggaaataagttttttttaagtgtcaTTTCAACTGAGCAATCTTTGTTGAAACAGTTAACACAATGTTCAGAACAGAAAGACGATTAGCATGCAATCTTGCTTTGAAGAGTTTGTAACTATATTACAAGATGTATGCATTTCAGGGATTTAACAACTTTATTAAAATGCCACATTAAGTAGATAAAGATCTATCACTACAGATACCTTAATTAGCACCAATCTATGACATTCTGTTAAAATGGAACTTGATGCAGCTTAAGCTTTTGAGCTGAATTGTTGTGCCTTAAATCAGGTGACCACATTCACTGCAGTGAACCGTATCGTGAAAGATTCCACCAGGGTGAGAGTTAGAAACAGAGAGTAAATACGTGAACGATTCctactaaaacaaaaatcactgctgacagtctttccttctctgctccaagttTGCTACAATAAAAGAGAAGAGATTTCACATTTTACTAACTTGAAGTTTTAAAAACGTACTCGATCCCCTTGTGTTTAAGCAACTGCTTCTTACTGGTTACAGTACAGTCCCAATCAGGTTGTGCTCAACTCTGAGCATACTCACTAAAAATATGCAGTCAGACCCGTTTCTGACAGGGTCTGAAATTCCACAGCAAGTGAGGAACTGTCTAATCAAATAACAGGCAGGAAGACAGAACAATCCTAAGAAATTCTGGGTAAAGTTATCCAGGCAAGCTAATTATTGCACATTATTGAGCTGTTTTGAAGCAACATTACGATGTAAAAAGAACGGCTGCCTCTTCACATTCATGAACTGTGATAGTTTTGGCCTATACTACCGAACAGGAAAGGAGAATTCCATTACTTACAACTGCAGACAAGCAACTGTGAGGAAACAAGATCCAGCTTCTGAAATGGTGGTTAAATTTACATTCAAacttttctctcccctcttcctccaaaCCTCATGAAACAAATTGCTTTTGTAATCTCTGACTCAGGGCTTCAAAATACTTTCAGCAAACTTCAACCAGGCTGAAAAAGCTGTCAACCGAAGCCCTGCCTGCTCTTACTCATGCTGTGCCCTATAAGGGAAAATTCCAGTATTAGAGTAAACTTAGCCAAGTACAGCACACCGTAGCAGAGGCTGGACAGACACCAATGAAATGCCTTTTCGAAATATGCCCCAGCTCCCCCACCTGCTGTTGAACACTGTCTTTTTGAACTGAAACAGAACTTCTTCTGTTCATTCAACTGACATGTTAAAAAAGCCAATGCATATTCTGCTAGAATGTAACATTGATTCAACggaaagtggtggtggtggaggggaatgtATACAAATGTGCACTTCTTTATAAAATCCACATACCACAGTAGTTTTAAACTCATAACAGCAAATAAAATTGTTTGGTTCCAcgagtctcaaaataagaaaaCTGTGTCTTTTATGTCAGATAGGTTTTAAATTTCTGTAAAAGTTTAGTTTCAAATTATAGGAAATGGGTGCATGTTCCAAATTGAGCggtgattttaatatttttaaaatcagaaaatgtcaaATCTCTCTTTTGCTTCTCAATTAGTGAGCTTTTTGTGTGGTGCTTTTTTTCCCCCGAATTCCCAGCCATTTTTGAAAACCAGAACATGAATTCCATCCTAAGCTGGTGGACATGATGGATGGGACAAGCATTTCACAGTTCTCCATTTCTTCTCCAGACAGTCAGTTTCTTGGCCTGTGTGTCCACATGGCAAGTTAGCAGCCAAATGTCCAGTTTTCAGTGAATGCTGTGGTTCCATCAAGTGCAGACCATCCTGATTGGCTGTGTTATCAGGCACTACCCACCCGTGTGGCACCATCTTTCTTGTGACTGACTGATGCTAGGCATTAGTTGAATCAGTGATTGGATAACAGCTGGTTTGACTGGGCTGGGCCACGTGGACCTGAATAAAAGGCTCTTGAGGAGAGCAGACAAGGGAACAAGGACCGAAGCCAACCATATCCTGCTGGAACGCTCTACCTCATGGCATCAAGGAGCtggtgcttctgtgctgtgtcagGGAGAGTAAATTGCTAATTTCACacaaatatcacaaacaacgTGGGCACCTAAACTTGAATCATAGACTTCTCATCCTGGGCGCAAACAGTCTATCACTGTGCTTTGCCCACAGGGAAGcagaattatttttgtaaaaaCATTACATTACAAAATACATGCATACAAGGGGGAGATTTGTTGTCTATTAAATGAAACTCATTGAATACTGCAAATAGAATATGTAATACAATAGGTTTTCTGCATTACACATGAAGTAATTTGTACGATACTGAATTAAATGCACAGATATGAACGGCCTTCAAATTAATGACTATAATGATCAACAGAATAACTTTGTTGATACATACAGAAATCTGGCAGCTTGGCGTCCAACCTAATTTAAATCATAACCATGTCTGATGTAGGGGTCAAAAGTTGTTTGGTGAGTCAAGTCATCACCAGAAGCAAGTGGAAAAAGTGCACAGCACACCAACTGCATGGAATTTGGGGATGCTCACTATATCCTTATGGGATTTGGAAGAGGCACCAAGAAATCTGTGAAAACTCACTCACTCCATGGGGACCTCCTCTAATAAAACTGGTcctaatttatatcaatgatttggctgaggggatcaaGTATAGTATTTCCATCGGTTGATGGTACAAAACCGATGGCAGGGTGTGGTttgaggaggatgtggagaggcttcagggggatatggaaTGGACAAgtatatggcagatggaatataatgaggtCACCTATTCCAGTTAAAAAAAGTGGAGCATTTCTTTTCAATGGTGAGAAGTTCAAAGCCTAGTGTTCAGAGAGGCAAGGGTATCCTTGTGCAAGAATCATTgaaggttaacatgcaggtagagcaagcaTTTAGGAAAGCACCTTGCCCTTTATTGCATGAGGATTTCAATACATGAGTAACTATGTCTTGCTGAAATTAAATAGAACCCCAGTCAAtagcaactggaatattgtgtataggtctggtctccctacccaaagGAGGATAGACTTGCAATAGGGTTTGACTTCTGGGATGGGAGGGATTGTccacgaggagagattaagcagactctGCCTACAATGCTGAAAGCTTGGAGGAATGATAGATGATGtcattgaaatatgcaaaatccttatggggcttgacagggcagatatgGGGAGGATGTTCTAGTAGGCTGAGGTGCCTTGAACCAGGGGTCATGGTCTCAAGAGGCAAGTCTTTCAGGGAGGAGatcagaagaaattcttcaccaatctgtgaaattctccacCAAAGAGGTTGTGGAGGTTCAGATGCTATGTATAGTCGTTATAGGTCGATAAATTTTTGAACataggaatcaaaggatatgggttagtgcaggaaagttgtgTCAAGGTAAAAGATTGGCCATCTTcctgaatgccagagcaggcaaGAGGGGCTGAAAGACCAGATAGCGGAGTGGTCCTTCTGCATCTGAATGAACAATCTGCAGCAATGCTGCATTTTAATAGTGGCAGTGGATCTCAAGGCATTGGAGGCTAGAGGtatggtggggggaggaaatgTGTCAGGAGTTCAAATGTGGCAGGGACTAAACATGCTTGAAATATAGATATCAAAAACAGGAATCATCCAAACAGCCCAGCTATTCAAAAACTCTGTACAAGGAGTTCATCTGGTAAAAAATGTAACTACAATGCTTATAACTGCCATCATGCTGTTAAAGATCATGGCAAAAACTGAAATACTCAAgtgacggggcggggggggggggtggggggcaggggttgGTGACGTTTCCttccaattttaatattttagacTTTTCCAATTTCACAGTAATTCCATATCCAGTAACACTTAATACCTGGACACTAACCCAAACACCTACTATTAAGGCAgtgtttcctcttgcatttggacCTTCCACACTActaatttaaattttcaaattgcatgcaaaaagaaatgaatgGTACTTGTATATTGTCATTCACCCTGAGCACCTTACATTCAGTAAGTTAGATTTGAGGAGTAGTTGCTCCTATTATTTAGGCAACTTTGAATGCAGAGTCCCACAAACACAATATTATTTATCActgacctgttttggtggtaatGGGTAACAGATAAATGTTAGCTAGGACATAAGGAAAGCTCAAAAGGAATAACTCTCAGTAGAGGGACCAGAACTAATCCAGCCCAAAAGTGGCATTATTGCAACAACTTCATACTATATGTCAATTGTTTATGTGATGCAAGGATTCCATGCTAAAAGCAGAACAATGGCCTTCTAAAAATGGATCATGTGTGCTGCCTTGCACAGGCTAGTACAACTGTGTGGGTCAAAGCACCAATAGTACATTGTATCCAGATGTGTACACAATAACTGGTTTTCATACAATCAATTGtttgaaattcaatcatactcaTGTGCTGCAACCCATTTACAGCTCAAACAGCTGCACAAAGTAGTATTATTTCATTCTACTTCAGATTATATCCGCTTGACATGCCTAATGAACCTTAAATTTCCAGACTGAAAAACTGGGTTCATTGGCATGTGTGGTACGAGTGCTAAGGCATTACAGCTTATTTAGATTTATATCAaatttttgattctttttataGCTAAATAAGATTTCCCatcattttcaaattcttttaaaCAACTGGTGCTTTCACGCTGAAGGTCTGCTTCCAATGATACCAGGACAATGATCTCATTTTATCTTCAGTCAAATGAGAGTTGTAAATGCATCCGTGTGCATGGTCAAGATTCAAGCGTTACATACAATGTCAACCTTAGCTTGGCATTTTGTGTGGAGCCTCACAATTCTGAAGAGTGACATAATTCCAAATATGCTGCTGTTTCTACTATGCATTTCAGATTATTATTACTGCCATAAGTCCATGCAATAGTGGTCAAAAGATGTATTGAAATGCCTTCAtcttcacttaataagagaataTGAT encodes:
- the kank1a gene encoding LOW QUALITY PROTEIN: KN motif and ankyrin repeat domain-containing protein 1a (The sequence of the model RefSeq protein was modified relative to this genomic sequence to represent the inferred CDS: deleted 1 base in 1 codon), with the protein product MAHTVINGSVPEKGDCSLNGEDEKDPQSPYSVETPYGFQIDLDFLKYVDDIQRGNTIKKLNIQRKSKVVKGPANPRSAGDQVSGWTSTESLSSSNSEDNKLSPSLFIGARSQHTPQIRSGGIEASPALSSTQEKKLLPPPSPRPAAHNFHVEKTLMETRRRLEQERLIMQSTVGDARRPRFASFGGMGSTSSLVSFTGSTGLNQVSPNSQQIQNGFQANGDYNPYFASSMGSSIRHSPLSSGITTPVTNVTPMHLQHIREQMVVALRRLKELEEQVKTIPILQVKISVLQEERRQLTAQLKSQKTVKQSTACGFRKRSYSAGNADHFEQLLQTEQGGELHIDSEDEMESLEQSSLRMEEFRQLTAEMQALEKKIQDSGDEKQSAQPLVKAREYRSVAVGADVDMNEFVVYHRAERCFKDVAVRAAVDQTDASIGVTETLLGITTEADMEIELQQQTIDALKEKIYRLEVQLKEATHEVEMSKLKLELQVAGSRKRTDKYVMAQPLATSASVQAVVQMKNQIVGDHVNYCDACVGTQQQTHSTGVTCRPDYQDIAVGSDIPMNCWVVHEKVELQDMAVGHRVVMCDKAMNCGLKSFCDAAVNTEGTMEEQDLTKKKVREFKSIGSGDCSVDVIICQPKELMNSGMNTVQVNAVDSAVMAVPQTANQQTHTDVNRLNQFTNTELVTLRDSTTNTFASNCNKETNTTAIETRTVAVGDGRVKDINATVKTRSVGVGTTSTCDIDLEKSSSVKTKDFGVGQLNINENFLVGLKTRNIACGTINQQLVPANTKSIGVGDDSVFAAKYQETEQNPEAESTLNHYVERVQKLLQEQQMLLAENYTELADAFGQPHSQIGSLNSQLLNTLTSINSVMKYGSNEEMRSNVNVNACADSAGGITGASREHNSYIRTSSLVASTTRSKIDTQVTTLKIGDSCETLSQQEDVVLQTVLGNQQTATSLHVPSGSTGALKSIMKKKDSPRKHEANGMKKNLQFVGVNGGYETTSSDDSSSDESSSSESDDEFEDQENSKDEIKINCEMRPERPSGCRTETASVSNQEVAKLERSEKEIGKVEIRERYELSEKVLSACKILKNHLNDPKAMASKEVRLCLNNIQHEWFRVSSQKSAVPIMVEDYLTGFREISPEVLKHVVNMADGNGNTALHYSVSHSNFEIVKLLLDANVCNVNQQNKAGYTPIMLAALAAVENEKDMKIVDELFSQGDVNAKASQAGQTALMLAVSHGRMDMVKALLLCAADVNIQDDEGSTALMCASEHGHVEIVKLLLAQPGCDSTLADSDGSTALSIALEAGHKDIGVLLYAHVNFSKATSPGTPRLGRKTSPSPTRRSKFD